GCTCGATCGCCAACGTCTCGATTCCCGCCATTGCCGGCGACATGGGCGTGAGCCCGGCGCAAGGCACGTGGGTCATCACCTCGTTTGCGGTGGCCAACGCCATCTCGGTGCCACTCACCGGCTGGCTCACACAGCGTTTCGGACAGGTGCGCCTGTTCATGATGAGCGTGCTGCTCTTCGTGGTGGCCTCGTGGCTGTGCGGCCTGGCGCCCAACATCGGCATGCTGATCGCATTTCGCGTGCTGCAAGGCCTGGTGGCCGGCCCGATGATCCCGCTCTCGCAGACGCTGCTGCTGGCGAGTTACCCACGCGCGCTGGCCGGTACCGCGATGGCGATGTGGGCCATGACGGTGCTCGTCGCGCCCGTGGCCGGCCCGCTGCTCGGCGGTTGGATCACCGACAACATTTCGTGGCCCTGGATCTTCTACATCAACATCCCGGTGGGCCTGGTGGCGGCCGCCATGATCTGGTCGATCTACCGCACGCGCGACCCCGGGCCGCGCCGCGTGCCGCTGGACGTGATGGGCCTGGCGCTGCTGGTGCTGTTCGTCGGCGCGATGCAGATCATGATCGACATGGGCAAGGAACTGGACTGGTTCGAATCGAACCAGATCATCCTGCTCGCGGTGGTGGCCGTGGTGGCCTTCCTGTTCTTCCTCGCCTGGGAGCTGACCGAGAAGCACCCGATCGTGGAGATCCGCCTGTTCGCGCGGCGCAACTTCGTCGTGGGCACGGTGGCGCTGTCGGTCGCCTATGGTCTGTTCTTCGGCAACGTGGTGCTGCTGCCGCTGTGGTTGCAGCAGCACATGGGCTACACCGCCACCTGGGCCGGGCTGGCCACGGCACCCGTGGGCTTGTTGGCCATCGTGCTCTCGCCCTGGGTGGGCAAGAACGTGAGCCGCATCGACCCGCGCAAGCTCGCGACCGTCGCGTTTCTCGGCTTCGGTGCGGTGTTGTGGATGCGCTCCAACTTCAACACCCAGGCCGATTTCATGACCATCCTGATACCGACCCTGCTGCAGGGCGCGGCCATGGCCTTTTTCTTCATTCCCTTGCAGGCCATCGTGTTCTCGGGCCTGCAGCCGCACCAGACGCCTTCGGCCGCGGGCCTGTCCAACTTCGTGCGCATCACGGCCGGCGCGGTGGGCACCTCGCTCTTCACCACTTTGTGGGAGAGCCGCGCAGCGCTGCACCACGCGCAGCTGGTCGAATCGATCCACACCGGCAGTGCGACGGCCATGGCCACGATCGACCAACTGATGGGCAGTGGCATGGGGCGTGAGCAGGCCCTGGCCACGATCGATCGCCTGATCAACCAGCAGGCCTTCACGTTGGCGGTGACCGATCTGTTCTACCTCTCCGCCGCGTTATTCTTCGTGTTGGTGGGCGTGATCTGGTTCTCCAAGCCGGTGCATGGGGCTGCCGTGGATGCCGGCGGGGCGCATTAGCGCAGAGACACCCCCGCCGCGCTGCGCGCGACCCCCTCAAGGGGGCGATGTCTGGGGCCGGCGGAGCCGGACCCTCGACATCTCTGGATGAGGGCCTCGCGCTCCGGAGATGCGAGTGTCTGCGCGGGTAGGCGGTCACAATGAAGTCGCACCCACCGGGCGGTGCGTTTCTGGAGTATTTCCATGGGCTGGTTCTCGAAGAACAAGGACGGTTTCTTTCTCAGCACGACCACGCTCGAAGGCGTGGGGCGTGCGCAGATCCTGGGTGTGGTGCATGGCGAGGCCATCATCGGCGCCAACATCTTTCGCGACATGTTTTCTTCGGTGCGCGACGTGGTCGGTGGGCGTGCGGGTGGCTATGAGCGGGCACTGTCCGGTGCGCGCGACGCGGCCGTCGAAGACCTGATCGAGTCGGCGCGCGAGATGGGCGCCAATGGCGTGATCGGCGTCGACTTCGACTACGAGGTGCTCGGCGAAACCAACGGAATGATGATGGTCTGCGTGAGCGGTACGGCGGTCAAGATGGCCTGAGACCGTGGGCTGGCAGGACCCTCGCCGTCTTGGCCACGAACATCAACGCATCACAGCCATCGCCGATCAGCTCAGGCGCCGTCGGCCTGCATCGCCGGGCGCGCCTGCAACGCGCCCAGCCAGGCCGCTACATGCGCGTGCTGCTGCACCGGCGCGCCGATGTATGCGCTGTAGCCGATCACCGAGCCCACCACCAGATCCACCAACGAATACGCCTCGCCCAGCATCCAGGGCTGTTGCGCCAGGCGCGCATCGAGCAAGGCGAGCAGCTGGTCCATGGCCTTGTGGCCCGCGCTGCCATGCGCATCGTCGGGCGTGCCCATGTCGCGTGCGGCCTGCAAGCGCACCAGTTGCGCACCGTAGGTGACGTACGACCACACGCACCACGACATCGCCTGCAGCCGCTCGGGCGTGCCCTCGGCGGGCCACAGACCCTTGGCCACGCCATACGTCTCGCCCAGCCACAGGTGCATCGCCAGCGCTTCGAACATGGGCGCGCCGTCGACCGTGAGCGTGGGCACCTTGCCGTTGGGGTTGAGCGCCAGAAACTCGGGGCGGCGCTGTTCGCCGGTGCGGATGTCGACTTTGACGCGCTCGTGCGCCACGCCGAGTTCGACCAGCGCGCAGGCAATCGGGGTGGCGCTGGACATGGGATGCCAGTAGAGAACGGTCTTGGACATGGAGTGCTCCTTGTGTGAGGGTGGTGTCGCCCTGGCACCGCGCCAGGAACGTGTGGCCAATGTCGCCTCTATTAAGGACATATTCAGGCCTCAATAAGAGATAAAGTGCTCCCATGCTCTCTTCCTCCTCGCGATTGCTCCGCGTGCTGTCCTTGCTGCAGACCCGCAGCCACTGGGCCGGTGCCGAACTGGCCGAGCGGCTCGAAGTCCACCCGCGCACCTTGCGCCGCGACATCGACCGCCTGCGCCAGCTCGGTTACCCCATCCATGCGAGCAGCGGCGTGGCGGGGGGCTATGCGTTTCGTGCGGGACAGGCGCTGCCGCCGTTGCTGCTCGACGATGACGAAGCGCAGGCGGTGGCCATTGCCTTGCGCATCGCCGCCGCGGGCTCGGTCAGCGGCGTGGAGGAGAGCTCGCTGCGCGCTCTGGTGAAGCTGGAGCAGGTGATGCCCACGCGCCTGCGCCGCCGCATCGACGCGCTGCGCACGGCCATCTTGCCGATGCAGCGCGTGGGGCCGACGGTGGACGCCGGCATGCTGGCCACACTGGCTGCCGCATGCCGCGACCAGTTGCAGCTGGCCTTCGCCTACCGCGACGGCAAGGGACGCGCCACCGCGCGGACGGTGGAACCCCAGGGCCTGGTGCACACCGGCCAACGCTGGTACCTGGTGGCCTGGGACCCGGCCCGCGACGACTGGCGCACGTTTCGCATTGACCGTGTGGAGGGGCGTGCCACCACAGGCGCGCATTTCGCGCCACGCCCCGCGCCCGGCGGCGGCGACCTCAGCGCCTACGTGGCGGGCACGCTGGCGGTGGTGCTGCAGGGCGAGGAGGCGCGCGTGGTGTTGCACCAGCCCCTCGACGTGATGTCGCCACGCATCCCACCGTCGGCTGCGCTCCTCGAAGCCATCGACGGCACGCGTTGCCTCATGCGCTGCGGTGCGCACCAGCTGGATTCGCTGGTTTACTGGCTGATGGCGCTGGACGTGGACTTCGAGGTGTTGGGTCCACCGGCGCTGGTGGAGCGGCTGCGTGTGGCGGGGGAGCGCGTGGTGCGGGCCGTGTCCGCGCACACGGTGTCTTAGCGCTTTCGGAACGGCCGCGCGGCGCTCATACTGTGGCCACCGGCGTGACCGGTGATCCAGCCGCTCCCGGCAGCCGCAGGGGTGGTGCCGTTAGCAGGAAGCGGTTGCGCTGGTGTTCGCGCAGCCAACGGTTCAACGGCGAGAGCAACCACTGCTCACCCAGCGGGACACCTAGCTTGAACAGGCAGTGTTCGTGGATCGTCGTGCGAGCACCCGGCGTGGGCGGCAGGATCTCGACCGCGCGGTTGTCGGAGATCAGCGCGGCCACGCCAGAGTCGGTGATCCATTGCAGCAGGCGTGTATCCGCCCCATCCAGGCCCGCGCAGCTGTTGTGCAGGCGCTGCGCATCCGGTTCGCGGTTCATCTCCAGCAGAAGCTCGTCGAAGCCCGTGCACAGGCACAACATGTCGCCGCGCTCGACGGTCACACCGTCCGCCTCGAAGATGCGCATCAGCTCGTCGTAGCCGATGCGGTGGTGGTCTCGGCCGACATGGTGGAACAGATCGACCATCACGCCGCGGCCCTGCACACCCGTGGCCGCCATCGTGTCGATACCCAGCGGGCCGGCATTCACCCCTTCATAGCGCGCCCATGGCTCGGCGCCTTCGCGGGCGGGTGGCGTCAAGATGTGTTCTCCGCCGCGCCAACCGTTGTAGTAGACGATCTCGGCCACACCATCGCCATCGGCATCGAACTTCGCACCGACATGGGCCAGGCTGTCCCACTGTGTCGAGTATTGGGTGGATAGCAGCACCGCGTCGTCGCAAACCACCGAAGACCTGCCTGCCGCGTGGCGCGTGTGGTTGTGAAAGCAGGTGTCGCCGAGCACGGCGCCGAAAAGCCGCGGTGGATGCCGCCGTGGATTCGCAACGCTGCCACCCGGATAGTCCAGCGGCAGGCTCAGGCAGAAGACCCGGCCTTCGCGCGCCTCGGCCAAGCCCTCGCGCACCTTGGCGGACGTCAGCAGGTTCAGCCGCCCGATCTGGTCCATGTCGCCGAACTCGCCCCAGTTGGAACCCTCCGGCCGGTGGATCCATCGCTTGCCCATACCGTCTCCTCTTCGTGTTACGCCTGGTCCCAGGATTCCGGAAGAAGACCTGGGAGATGGGCGTCAGCATAGAGGTGTCGATCCTTCCTAGTCAATCTCGATTTTTACAGTCGATATATGCATTCAGGCGGGAAGAACGCCTGTGTAGTGGACCCTCCAGCGCGGCAATGGCCGATCGTTCTGCTGCTCCCAGGCATGGGCAACCCAGCCCACGATGCGCGCCAGTCGCACGAGGTTGGCCTGTGCGTCGGCGCCGATGCGCTGGTTCACATAGGCTGCCAGGAACGCGAAATCGGGAGGCTGGCCGGTCAGTTCGGCGGCCAGCGTGACGGCGCGCTCGAAGCGCTCGAAGCGGCGGTCGGCCGCGAGCACGGTGCGCAGGGACGACCACAACGCTACCGCGCGCGGATCGGCGACATCGAACGGCGAGAAGCCGAAACCGGGGATCGCCTCGCTCTCGCGCGCGCGGATGCGCACGGGCTCGGTGGGGTCGTCGGCCTTGTCGATTTCGGTGATGAAGCGCGCGAAGGCGCCTGCGCGCACCGCCGGCAGCCGCTTGCCGGTGGTTGCCGCCAGTCCGGCGACGACACAGCGGTAGGGTGTGGCGCCGGTGCTGGCGGTGGCGCGCACCGCATACGTGGCGGACTGGAAGGCCTGGTCGGCCGCGAGCACGAGCACGCGTCGCACCATGTCCTCCAGTTGAGGGCCACATTGCGTCACGCCGCCAACGTACTGGTGCAGTAGACCTTGGGCGGGCTGCATCTGACGCAGCATCAAGGCGGCGAACCAGCGCAACACCTCGACGCCCGACCGCAGAAAGCCGGGTTTGGCGAGGTCGTGGGCGCGCGGGTTCGCGGCCTCGGCGGCCGGCAGGAACATCATGGCGCGGTCGAGCGCGTTGTAGCCGGCACTGGCTTCCAGCAGTGCCTGGCCGTGGAGAGGCATGGCCGGAGGCTCCGACGCGAATGGATCGGCATCGTGCGCGTCCCATAGCAGCCGGGCGACGTCCTCCAGCGTGGCATGGTCCGCCAGATCCACGGCGCTGATGCCGCGGTAGAACGAGCCGGCTTCGGTTACCAGCGTGATGGCGGACGACGCGGCCAGGCCTGGTGCCGCGTCGCGCGAGGCATCGGTTGCAACGCCCGCCTTGAGCTGCTCTACGTCGGAGCGCAGGTAGCGGCTGGCGCGGCTGCCGCGCGTCTTGTGGGCACGGATGTTCTTGCGGCTCACGTAGGTGTAGAGCGTGGGAACGCTGACGTTGAGCGCGCGCGCCGCCTCCTCGGCGGTCATGTAGATGCTGTCACTGGAACCCAGCTTGGGGGATGGGCGGTCTGCCATGTCTGACTCCTGATGTCTATATATCGATGATTATTGTCGAGATTGACTAGATTTTGACATCGGTCGATATTCCGCGGCGGACGACGTGTTCGAAACCCTTTCAGGAGATCTTGATGCAGGAATGCAGATTTGTTGCCGCAAGCGGAATGCTTGGTGTCGGCATCCATGAAGACAGCTTGAGGCAGGCGATGGCGTCGCGGCCGCATTTCGTGGCCGCGGATGCCGGCAGTACGGACGCCGGGCCGTTTGCCCTCGGCATGGGCGTTTGTGCCTTTCCGCGCGAGGCGATCCTGCGCGATGTGGCCATCTTGCTGCGCCAGACGTGTCCCGCGAAAGTCCCGTTGCTGATCGGTTCGGTGGGTACCGGCGGGGCCGACATTCACGTGGACTGGTTCATGGAGATCGTGCGCGAGGTCGCCCGCGAAGAGGGGTTGCAGCTCAAAGTCGCCGAGATCCGTGCCGAGCAGTCCAGGGATTTCCTGGTCGATCAGCTCCGGCAGGGGCGCATCCGGGCGCTCGATCCAGCGCCGCATCTGGACGAGGCCACCTTGCAGCGCAGCGTGCGCATCGTCGGCATGATGGGCATCGAACCGCTGCAGGCCGCGTTGGACGAAGGCGTGGACCTGATCGTGGCCGGGCGCTGCAGCGACCCCGCGCTCTATGCCGCCGTGCCGATTCGGATGGGCCTGCCCGCCGGATTGGCCTGGCATGTGGGCAAGGCCGTCGAATGCGGCACCTCGGTCTGCGAGAAGCCTGGGCCCGGTGTGGTCGTCGGGGCCATCCGCCCGCACGAGGCCATCATTCGGCCGCTCGGCCCAGAACTGCGCTGCACCACGCAGTCGGTGGCGGCGCACAGTCTGTACGAAAACGGCGACCCCTTCCTGTTCCCCGAGGCCTCCGGTGTGCTGGACATCCAGGAAGCGACCTACGAACAGGTGGACGAGACCAGCGTGCGCATCCGCGGCAGCCGCTTCGTGCCCGCCGCACAGCACACGGTCAAGCTCGAAGGCGCGGAACTCGTGGGTTACCAGAGCATTCTGGTCGGTGGCGTGCGCGATCCCTTCATCCTGGCGGAGTTCGACACCTGGCTCGGCAAGGTCGCCGAGCGCGTGCACGGTTCGGTCGAACGGGTGTATGGGAAGTCGCTTCAGGCACTGGGCGCGCGTATCGACTACCACGTCTACGGCCGCAATGGCGTGATGGGCGCGCTGGAGCCACGGCGCGACAGCGTGCCGCATGAGGTTGGCATCGTCGTCGAGGCCACCGCGCCCGATCAGGTCACCGCCACCGCACTGGCTCAACTCACGCGCCAGCCGTTGCTGCACCAGCCCACGAGCAAGTGGAAGGGATCGATCACCGGCTTCGCCTGCCTGCACAACCCAGCCGTCATCGAACGTGGACCCGTCTGCGCCTTCAACCTCCACCACGTGGTGCTGCCGGCAACGCCGCTGTCCATGTTTCGCACCACGATCACCACCCTCCACGGAGTTGAACATGCGACTGTCTGACTACGCCGCGATGGTCCGCAGCAAGAACGCCGGACCTTTTGTCCTGACCTTCGACATCCTGTTCTCGGACGACGCCAGCTACGAACGCGTCAAACGCTCGGGCACGCTGAATTCCGAGATGTTCGCGCGCCTCTACCAGACCGAGCCCGCGAAAGTGCGCTTCTTCGAGTGCGACCGGGCGCGCGCATTCAAGTTCAGCATCCCGCATCCAACCACCCAGGGCGCGCTCGGGTGCACCGACCTGCATGGCGGCCAGCAATTCATCCCGCTGCTGGACGTCGAGATTCCCTGACCCGTACCCGGCCCCTCCCAACACCTATTCTTAACAATCTTCCGGAGCCAATCCATGCATTGCAAACACAAGCTCGTCGCATCCCTTTGCATCGCCGGCAGCGTGCTGGCCGCCGCAGCCCCGTCCTTTGCGCAACCACGCGCCGAAGCCCCTGCTCTGTGGCCCACGCGGCCGGTGAAGCTGGTGGTGCCGACAGCGCCTGGCCAGGCGTCGGACGCACTCGCGCGTCTCTTGGCGGACAACTTCTCCAAGGCCTTCGGCAAGTCTTTCGTCGTCGACAACCGGCCCGGTGCCGGTGGCTCGATCGGACTGGGCGGTGTCGCCACAGCGGCGCCCGATGGCTACACGCTCGTGATCGCCTCTAGCGGCCCGCTGACGATGTCGCCGGCCGTCTATGCCAAGCAGTCGTTTGATCCGATCAAGGATTTCGAACCCATCGCG
The sequence above is a segment of the Hydrogenophaga sp. BPS33 genome. Coding sequences within it:
- a CDS encoding DHA2 family efflux MFS transporter permease subunit encodes the protein MPAATGATPPAPPPAPAAPKVFEPLKGGQLVLGTIALSLATFMNVLDSSIANVSIPAIAGDMGVSPAQGTWVITSFAVANAISVPLTGWLTQRFGQVRLFMMSVLLFVVASWLCGLAPNIGMLIAFRVLQGLVAGPMIPLSQTLLLASYPRALAGTAMAMWAMTVLVAPVAGPLLGGWITDNISWPWIFYINIPVGLVAAAMIWSIYRTRDPGPRRVPLDVMGLALLVLFVGAMQIMIDMGKELDWFESNQIILLAVVAVVAFLFFLAWELTEKHPIVEIRLFARRNFVVGTVALSVAYGLFFGNVVLLPLWLQQHMGYTATWAGLATAPVGLLAIVLSPWVGKNVSRIDPRKLATVAFLGFGAVLWMRSNFNTQADFMTILIPTLLQGAAMAFFFIPLQAIVFSGLQPHQTPSAAGLSNFVRITAGAVGTSLFTTLWESRAALHHAQLVESIHTGSATAMATIDQLMGSGMGREQALATIDRLINQQAFTLAVTDLFYLSAALFFVLVGVIWFSKPVHGAAVDAGGAH
- a CDS encoding glutathione S-transferase family protein, which translates into the protein MSKTVLYWHPMSSATPIACALVELGVAHERVKVDIRTGEQRRPEFLALNPNGKVPTLTVDGAPMFEALAMHLWLGETYGVAKGLWPAEGTPERLQAMSWCVWSYVTYGAQLVRLQAARDMGTPDDAHGSAGHKAMDQLLALLDARLAQQPWMLGEAYSLVDLVVGSVIGYSAYIGAPVQQHAHVAAWLGALQARPAMQADGA
- a CDS encoding acyclic terpene utilization AtuA family protein: MASRPHFVAADAGSTDAGPFALGMGVCAFPREAILRDVAILLRQTCPAKVPLLIGSVGTGGADIHVDWFMEIVREVAREEGLQLKVAEIRAEQSRDFLVDQLRQGRIRALDPAPHLDEATLQRSVRIVGMMGIEPLQAALDEGVDLIVAGRCSDPALYAAVPIRMGLPAGLAWHVGKAVECGTSVCEKPGPGVVVGAIRPHEAIIRPLGPELRCTTQSVAAHSLYENGDPFLFPEASGVLDIQEATYEQVDETSVRIRGSRFVPAAQHTVKLEGAELVGYQSILVGGVRDPFILAEFDTWLGKVAERVHGSVERVYGKSLQALGARIDYHVYGRNGVMGALEPRRDSVPHEVGIVVEATAPDQVTATALAQLTRQPLLHQPTSKWKGSITGFACLHNPAVIERGPVCAFNLHHVVLPATPLSMFRTTITTLHGVEHATV
- a CDS encoding heavy metal-binding domain-containing protein — translated: MGWFSKNKDGFFLSTTTLEGVGRAQILGVVHGEAIIGANIFRDMFSSVRDVVGGRAGGYERALSGARDAAVEDLIESAREMGANGVIGVDFDYEVLGETNGMMMVCVSGTAVKMA
- a CDS encoding cyclase family protein, which translates into the protein MGKRWIHRPEGSNWGEFGDMDQIGRLNLLTSAKVREGLAEAREGRVFCLSLPLDYPGGSVANPRRHPPRLFGAVLGDTCFHNHTRHAAGRSSVVCDDAVLLSTQYSTQWDSLAHVGAKFDADGDGVAEIVYYNGWRGGEHILTPPAREGAEPWARYEGVNAGPLGIDTMAATGVQGRGVMVDLFHHVGRDHHRIGYDELMRIFEADGVTVERGDMLCLCTGFDELLLEMNREPDAQRLHNSCAGLDGADTRLLQWITDSGVAALISDNRAVEILPPTPGARTTIHEHCLFKLGVPLGEQWLLSPLNRWLREHQRNRFLLTAPPLRLPGAAGSPVTPVATV
- a CDS encoding helix-turn-helix transcriptional regulator; the protein is MLSSSSRLLRVLSLLQTRSHWAGAELAERLEVHPRTLRRDIDRLRQLGYPIHASSGVAGGYAFRAGQALPPLLLDDDEAQAVAIALRIAAAGSVSGVEESSLRALVKLEQVMPTRLRRRIDALRTAILPMQRVGPTVDAGMLATLAAACRDQLQLAFAYRDGKGRATARTVEPQGLVHTGQRWYLVAWDPARDDWRTFRIDRVEGRATTGAHFAPRPAPGGGDLSAYVAGTLAVVLQGEEARVVLHQPLDVMSPRIPPSAALLEAIDGTRCLMRCGAHQLDSLVYWLMALDVDFEVLGPPALVERLRVAGERVVRAVSAHTVS
- a CDS encoding citrate synthase family protein translates to MADRPSPKLGSSDSIYMTAEEAARALNVSVPTLYTYVSRKNIRAHKTRGSRASRYLRSDVEQLKAGVATDASRDAAPGLAASSAITLVTEAGSFYRGISAVDLADHATLEDVARLLWDAHDADPFASEPPAMPLHGQALLEASAGYNALDRAMMFLPAAEAANPRAHDLAKPGFLRSGVEVLRWFAALMLRQMQPAQGLLHQYVGGVTQCGPQLEDMVRRVLVLAADQAFQSATYAVRATASTGATPYRCVVAGLAATTGKRLPAVRAGAFARFITEIDKADDPTEPVRIRARESEAIPGFGFSPFDVADPRAVALWSSLRTVLAADRRFERFERAVTLAAELTGQPPDFAFLAAYVNQRIGADAQANLVRLARIVGWVAHAWEQQNDRPLPRWRVHYTGVLPA
- a CDS encoding DUF4387 domain-containing protein; amino-acid sequence: MRLSDYAAMVRSKNAGPFVLTFDILFSDDASYERVKRSGTLNSEMFARLYQTEPAKVRFFECDRARAFKFSIPHPTTQGALGCTDLHGGQQFIPLLDVEIP